From the Amia ocellicauda isolate fAmiCal2 chromosome 21, fAmiCal2.hap1, whole genome shotgun sequence genome, one window contains:
- the syndig1l gene encoding synapse differentiation-inducing gene protein 1-like has protein sequence MESLSELQNPLLDKNSKHVKGDYSYQGDFPSNQYQENILNYFVNGSSKAKAHQLLDATSLHLAVEAFYRPNFILYKDDANVKNKDYKSECCETTFTENKDSVVESTEDPEAKLLELGENDVKIQTVSYEVEEEEYHEYESDCSSDSESEDNFIMIPPRDHLGLAIFSMLCCFWPLGIAAFYFSQGTSKAIAKGDFPMASSASRRALFLAALSITIGTGVYVGVVVALIAYLSKSGHV, from the exons ATGGAGAGCTTGAGCGAGCTTCAGAACCCACTGCTGGACAAGAACAGCAAGCATGTCAAAGGCGATTACAGCTACCAGGGGGACTTCCCCAGCAACCAGTACCAGGAAAACATCTTGAATTATTTTGTGAATGGGTCGAGCAAAGCCAAGGCGCACCAGCTTCTGGATGCCACATCGCTGCACCTCGCAGTAGAGGCCTTCTACCGGCCAAACTTCATTTTGTACAAAGACGATGCCAATGTCAAAAACAAGGATTATAAAAGCGAGTGCTGCGAGACCACTTTCACGGAAAACAAGGACTCCGTGGTGGAAAGCACAGAGGACCCGGAGGCCAAGCTCCTGGAACTGGGCGAAAATGACGTTAAAATCCAAACAGTGTCTTATGAAGTAGAGGAGGAAGAATATCATGAATACGAG AGTGACTGCTCCAGCGACAGTGAGAGTGAAGACAACTTCATTATGATCCCTCCGCGAGACCACCTGGGTCTTGCCATTTTCTCAATGCTCTGTTGCTTCTGGCCTCTGGGCATCGCAGCATTCTACTTCTCCCAAGGG ACCAGCAAAGCTATCGCCAAGGGAGACTTCCCCATGGCAAGCTCAGCCTCCAGGAGGGCCCTGTTCTTGGCGGCTCTCTCCATCACGATTGGCACAGGGGTGTATGTTGGCGTTGTAGTGGCACTAATTGCCTACTTGTCTAAATCGGGACATGTATAG